The sequence CCACATTTCAAATTCATTGGAATCTTCAAAACTTTCATTCGAGATCTTTTCGACAAAAAGTggggcccatacctatagttttGTTTATCATAAAATCCACTCAATAATCCAAAATAAGTCTGGGAGCATTAGGACCTCAACCAAGGGTTCCTTTaatctaaaatcaatgtttcagacGTGATGGCAAAGTTAGATTTTTCATTCGAGCTCGTTtcaatcaaatatgggtcccacactcttatttccattttttctattttttgactAATAGGTCGATGAGTTCGAGTGCATTGGGagctgaaccaaaggtctacctagtctaaaattgatattccagatcTTCTGGTACAGTTACAATTTGCATCTGAGATCGTTTTACTGAAGTTTTCGCCCAATGACTAATTgaaaccagtgaagacttcaaaataggaaattggttttaaaaactaaatgaattttTCGATAATCGAACCGTCGATCCCAACAAATCATAAATGAATTGTGGAAGTTATGGTGAAATTCTAACAGTGAAGataagtagaaatatgaaaaataaccgaAAGGTCATTAcagtccttaaggaatttatttccCTCAAATGCCCGAGGTTAATGGAAtctttcctcctaggataaaatgatcCACTTTCAGAAaatagcagtacctcaaatttttttaagcttcaaactcactcaacgatttgatgatcacacaaGACTTTTTAAGAAAAAGACGATTTTTTTTCTACTCAAATTCATGCctttacctgaggaaaaattctggtatttatagccatcaaggtgttgcttcatgaagagaagtaATGGTTCGGAAAGGTATGCctcttcataaaggtgcaactctttaGAAAAGTCACAACCCATCAGAAAGGTTATAACCATCCAAAGTGAAAAGGTGCCTGTTCAAATTGTATCCTTTCTCTggatgtctttttgaaaaaaattacctactcattttccattcacacctatTACAAACCTAACACAAAGATCGTAGATTagaattttggatcaaaattaTTGCCATATAAATATTTTACGTTCATATCTTATTTGGACattgttatttaatttatatttattttaaaattttgaatatctACCCACTTCTAAACAACTTCAGACATGTAACTAATCTTAAAAATGTCTAAGGTTATATATAGTTGAAGTTCAGACATTAATTTCTTACCTGAAGAAATGTCAGAATTTTAGACAAAGAAGACCAAAGTTCAACCAAAAATAATTGAATCCAGTCACATATTCAGGCAACATTGGCTGAATATAATCATTACCATTGTGATGCTACAAAAATATCTTTCCTATGTGATAGATAAGATATTATCCGGTTGTTCACAAATATTGTACCCGTGCTAGCACAATACCATCACctaatttacaaaaaaataaagttaatattGTAGtatgggaaaaggctcaaatatgccactgaactatcagaaatgactcatttatgtcatccgttaaaagttagGCTCATTCATATCATTGCCGTTATAAAACcggttcatccatgccattaatttttaactGTGATTTTTAAAAAACAACTTTGCCAtgtggcctcttattagaggtccacttcatttttaaaaaaataaaaaaaaattaattttaattttaaaaaaaatgtaatctttttttttttgcacaatTACGACAAAGTGATATCATTCAGGACAATTCTAGttcttgtttgattattttggttGTAACTAGTCTTGCTTATAAACATTTGACACAATGgacataacaaagaaaaaaacagaACATCTGcaactttcatattttctttaaattgCTGGAATTTTCTTCATTTTGCTGGTAAAAATAACACATACGAAAGAGAAAGATTAAACATGGTGTTATTATAATTTGAGACTGAAATAATTGTTGATACATGTTATTCAAGTTATGGCTCTTAACTATTTAACCatatcctaaaaatattatagaaTCAAATAAAAGAAGGTGACGTTTTGTGATCCCCAAAGATCATTTTTTAaacggaaaaggctcaaaaatacccctccattaaatatttggctcaaaaatacccctccctctaacggaattcggaaaaggatcaaaaatacccctgaactatctgaaatggctcaaaaatatccttctgttaaatatttggctaaaaaatgctccTCCCTTTAACTAAATTCCACCAaacatgccacctagataaaaaaaaaaattatgtgactataccacattaccatccacatgtaaaatgttagtaattttttaattatatgacattcctttcttctttatttttattttatttttattttttggcaaaGCAGTGAAACGGAAAAACCAAAAAGCCAATCTTTTGCTAAttacttcattagtgttttaaaagttctagatttcaccttttcattagtgttttaaaagttctaaatttcatcttgttattgtcATTTGGGAGGAAGGACAGGTTGATCTTGATCTGATGTTGACTTGGAGAAGGAactagaattttaacttttaagctagcaaatgttgatgtactaataatttagttgaatttactacatgcaaattctttttcaaaataaatgaatttcttttaacacttgtttaatcattcgaaatgaattcatttttctaaattcagttttgatgaataatcttattacatttagaacaagtttgaaaagaagtaaaatgatacttaatattgataaattattctttaattatgtcattcattaactttttgaagatgtgtgtcacattcaaagattcattaatttagattagaggaggtatttattaaatcattttaacataaacattttgagtaaaagctagcaaagccaaacacatctttcgagtaactaatttgaagtttagtttgaaatttgttacttttacgagtaaatcttaattttaacttttatactggcctaataattaatggatttatcagtttaataagacttttttgttgggtttcacacttttaaacctattaacaagaaaaaaattattttttagattatcaaaggaatttgataacagcgatgttacatttaataaattttttcaaaaaaaaatattatgtaaccaccgtttgtctactttgattaaaaattaaaaagccaTGTAAGTTTTGTCCGTTTCACTGACGTTTttaaaggaatgtcatataattcaaaaatactaacattttatatgtggatggtaatgtgacATAGTCACGTAGTTATTTTTATCTAGGTAGCATGCTTGGTAGAATTTCTTTAgggggggtatttttgagccaaatatttaacagaggggtatttttgagccattttagatagttcaagggtatttttgatccttttccgaattccgttagaggaaggggtatttttgagctaaatatttaatgaaagggtatttttgagccaaaaatctaatgaggggcatttttgaactatttcagatagttcaggagtatttttgagtctttttcgtgttttaaaataaagttagaaAGACGTTTTATGTATCGTTCTGAATTAAAGGCAGGCAACAAGTCTTTAGTCTTCATTTTCTTGATTATTAActgttttttttggtttaaacaaataaaattatatagagCCTTTTTGGTAAAATGACTTTTACGAAAGAGAAAGAAACATAAcataatattatttctaattttcccctaaaataactaataatatgtgTCGTTTAAGTTATGGTTCTCCAGCTCTTGACAATTAAAccatatcatgaaaatattataaaataacaaagagaTAATGACACTTGCTAATCCAGaacttattttgattttgatgtttgaGAACCACACTTTTTGGTAAAAAGAAAAGCTTATTATATAGAGCTTTTTGGTAAGATGACTTTTTACGAAAGAGAGTTTGGTATTTTATTGAGCCTCAAATAATTGCGTAATTTACATTAAAAattgttttgtattatttagatCCAACTCGTATGGATCAAAAGAACAAAATTACAAAAAGGGACAACCAAAGATTGATtaaccacaaaaattaaaaaaaaaaaattaaattaaaaatggcgtggacctctaataagaggccacgtgTCAAAGTTGTTTTGTAAAAATCACAGTTAAAAAGTAATAGCATGAATGAACCGATTTTATAACggtgatgacataaatgagtttAACTTATGGATTACATAAATTaatcatttctgatagtttagtGGAATATTTAAACTTTTTCCCTTGTAGTATTCATAATCAGCTAACCTAAAATCTCAAGTTTATTGCAACATCTATAGTGGTATAGGTAAAACAAGCAGAGGTTGAGCTTTTGCCAAGGTAATACCAAAATTTTCCTCCATGTCCAAATCTTTAGGTGCAATTCCACTAGGTAGCTTCCAATTAAAGGTATTTAGCAGTGAACCTAGTGCTACTGGAATCATCCTGATAGCCAAAGGCAATTCAGGGCAAATTCTTCGACCAGCGCCAAATGGAATTAGCTCAAAATCCTGGCCTCTAACACTAATTTCTGAATCCCAAAACCTCTCCGACTTGAAGTCCAAAGGGTCTTCCCATAGACTAGAGTCACGCCCTATTGCCCATACATTTACAAGAACTAGCGAGTCTTTTGGAATAATATACCCACAAAACTCAACATCTTCCACTGCTTTGTGGCGAACTAAGAAAGGAGCTTGTGGGCGTATTCGGAAGGTTTCTTTCACGATGCACCTAAAGTAAAGGTAATTTGCAACATCAGCTTCATCTATTAGTTTTCCTCTGCCAATCACTTGTTCAAGTTCTTCTTGTGCTTTCTCCAAAGTGTGTGGATTCTTGAGTAGTTCAGCCATTGCCCACTCCAATGTATTTGATGTAGTATCTGTCCCTGCGACAAACAAGTCCTGTGAAACTTACTAGAGTAAGATCCTATGATGTCGATGCCATATAATATCAAGTGAAAGATTCCAAAACATATGCTGCTTTTATGAGAGTAAATGAAATTCTGTCTCGGGAAAAGGGGGACCAAACACTGTTGATAAGGCCTGGCATTATTGCCACAAGTATTTAATCAAGCCACCAAACAACTTGTTGAGACATATGCAACTAAATTGTCAAAATCGGGTGAAAATGTATTGAGAATTTGAATTTGATACTTTTGGCTCGGACTTTATATGTGTTTAAAAAGATTATTAAAGATGGTTTTCCATGTAAGTAAATTTGATCGGTCTCCAATACGGATAGCGAAGATCGACCgggaaattaaaataaaaagaagtaaaTTTAACTTAGTTTTTATCTATATTGTGGGTAATTTATGTTAGTTAAGACTATATATGCTTAAATTTTGCAAatttaaaggatagatagtgctCAGATTATATTTGATGGATGATATATGCTCAAGGTTTgcaaactgaagaaataaatggtACTTAGGGTTATATTTGAAGGACAAAGTTAGATTCACTCTTAAAGATGGGATAATTTTGGCCAAAAACTCAGCCTATAGCCACATAGCTCCGGTCCTTGTTTGAGCTACCAACTTTTATAGATTTCATTCCTGTTGAGTAATTCGAGTTATCCTTGAGACCACAAGTTTTAAAAATCTTCGGAGGGAGAAATATATTCTCTGTAGTTCTCAAAACTTTTAGATCACACAATCGATGggaaataaataagcaaaaattgGAAGCGAATATTGGAGAAAGAGGGGTAGGGAATGAACCAGAAACAGACGCTCGATATGATTCTTGTCGATTTCTTCAGGGCTAATGTTGAGAAGGGAATCTAAAACATCAGCATTTGTATGTTTTCCCAGTTTCCTTTCCTTTAGCCGCTCATCAATCAAACCACTCATAAGTTGAAGAACCATAGTAAAATGATTTGTCCTGCGCCGCCTTATACCCTGTGGATCAATTCTCTGAAGAAAAGGGAAATAGTTCACCAATTCCTTAAATTCCTTAGCAGTATCTGAGAATGGGTCAGTCAAATCTTTAGAGAAAACAGTGTTGGACAACAAATTTAAGGAAGTTCTAAAAGTTGCTCTGCCAATATCCACTGCTTCACAATTTTGCCCCCTCTTGCGACAGTAATCAATCAGCTCCTGGTCTTTTTCACATCTTAGATGCTTGCTTACATCAAGATTGTGAACTGAGAATAGAATgtgacaaaattaaaattaatctaCTTTTAGTATAGGCTCATCTAGGCTTAGTTCAAACATTTgcgtaaaaaaatataaaattagaaaGTGTAATTTTGAGGGGTCAAAATGCAACCCAAATACAAAATCCTTGAGAATAATCTAAATTTGGGATAACTTAGACTACTCTTTTCGTTCCTTTTTAGTTTGCTCAACAAAAGAATAACAACTTTTTAAATGTGAAGATAATTTAACTTTAACATTTCATTTTTATCTTTGACGACAAATTTTATAACCACAGAAATATTATAACAGATTCCGTTTGGATTGgtttattttaagtatttttaaaattgacttttaagcacttttaaaatatttaggTATATTTAAAAAGTGTTTATAagtaggggtgggcgttcggtattTTTAAAGTTCGGATTCGGTAATCGATATTTGAACGTATATACCACATCCCATACTTATAAACAACGATTCGGTAATTcgataatcggtaaattaaacttcaATTTGATACGATTTTtagtaataccatattaaagttggagatatGCAAATGtatgtttaaacttcaaagagaaTATTAAATAGAaaccctatttagtattctttttattGCTTTTACGAATGTATTACCaaggtccaagagattctttggatgactaatactattgtctattgggttggttatatatatacatctctctctctctctatctatctatctatctatctatctatctatatatatatatatatatatatatatatatatatatatatataatattcgaTATTCGGTAAACATcgaataccaaacggtattaatatcttgtaccaaacccAATCTCGAATACCgaaatgttgaaattttactCACAAATACcgaattatcaattttttttgttcgATTCAATAATTCGATTTTCGGTATTGTATACCCAGCCTACTTATAAGCActtaattttaagttaaaatattaaaaataagtcaaaagacATAAGGTAACAATCTTAACTTATGACTTTTGgcttaaaatgctaaaaataagtcAGAAGTTATAAGTTAGAATTTCTAACTTATGGCTTATGACTTATAAATCAAAAGCCAAAAGTCAATCCAAACAGGCACTATACTCAAGAACCCAAGTTTCAAAAATCTTATAGCcacaaaaatattagaaaaatttaCATAATACTATAACTTTTATCATAACTAGTTAAAATTCCAACTTTTTCAAATAATTACATAAGTCCCTGATTTTACTTAAAAGTTTGGATACATCACAAAACAGTATAATGTATTCGTGTAA comes from Capsicum annuum cultivar UCD-10X-F1 chromosome 2, UCD10Xv1.1, whole genome shotgun sequence and encodes:
- the LOC107853289 gene encoding geraniol 8-hydroxylase, with product MVLQLMSGLIDERLKERKLGKHTNADVLDSLLNISPEEIDKNHIERLFLDLFVAGTDTTSNTLEWAMAELLKNPHTLEKAQEELEQVIGRGKLIDEADVANYLYFRCIVKETFRIRPQAPFLVRHKAVEDVEFCGYIIPKDSLVLVNVWAIGRDSSLWEDPLDFKSERFWDSEISVRGQDFELIPFGAGRRICPELPLAIRMIPVALGSLLNTFNWKLPSGIAPKDLDMEENFGITLAKAQPLLVLPIPL